A genomic window from Sebastes fasciatus isolate fSebFas1 chromosome 7, fSebFas1.pri, whole genome shotgun sequence includes:
- the ctsc gene encoding dipeptidyl peptidase 1: MRGVLVVCVLLLWVEGCWGDTPANCTYEDLQGTWVFQMSKGGKDKTINCSAEATSESTVTVTLEKLSVATDELGNTGFFTLIYNQGFEVVINGYKWFGFFKYTEDGPKVTSYCDQTMPGWVHDVLGHNWACFVGKKVKTVPPRVDFKPVFSSRLLEKPYKHNLDFIDAINSVQKSWKAVPYPEYETYTLKELHYRAGGPASRIPVRVRPMPVQAEVAKMAAALPEHWDWRNVAGVNFVSPVRNQGSCGSCYSFASMGMLEARIRILTNNSETPILSPQQVVSCSEYSQGCDGGFPYLIGKYVQDFGIVDESCFPYIGKDSPCGVPQNCGRTYAAEYYYVGGFYGGCSEMAMMLELVKNGPMGVAFEVYPDFMNYKEGIFHHTGLGDPFNPFELTNHAVLLVGYGRCHVTGQKYWIVKNSWGSGWGEDGYFRIRRGSNECAMESIAVAANPIPQL, encoded by the exons ATGAGAGGTGTGCtagtagtgtgtgtgttgctgctcTGGGTTGAAGGGTGCTGGGGTGACACACCTGCCAACTGCACCTATGAGGACCTGCAGGGGACATGGGTGTTTCAGATGTCCAAAGGAGGAAAAGACAAGACCATCAACTGCTCTGCTGAAG CTACAAGTGAGAGCACGGTGACTGTGACCCTGGAGAAACTGTCTGTAGCCACAGACGAGCTGGGGAACACCGGCTTCTTCACCCTCATCTACAACCAGGGCTTTGAGGTGGTCATTAACGGCTACAAATGGTTCGGATTCTTCAAG TACACTGAAGACGGCCCTAAGGTGACCAGCTACTGTGACCAGACCATGCCAGGGTGGGTCCATGATGTCCTGGGGCACAACTGGGCCTGTTTTGTGGGGAAGAAAGTGAAAACAGTACCTCCAAGAGTAGATTTCAAACCAGTCTTCAGCAGCAG GCTGCTCGAGAAGCCGTACAAACACAACCTGGACTTCATTGATGCCATCAACTCTGTTCAGAAGTCCTGGAAGGCTGTACCCTACCCGGAGTATGAGACGTACACTCTGAAGGAGCTGCACTACCGAGCAGGAGGGCCCGCCTCCCGAATCCCTGT GCGTGTTCGCCCTATGCCTGTGCAAGCTGAGGTAGCCAAGATGGCAGCAGCTCTACCTGAGCACTGGGATTGGAGGAACGTTGCTGGCGTTAACTTCGTCAGCCCCGTGCGAAACCAAG GGTCATGTGGAAGCTGCTACTCTTTTGCCTCGATGGGAATGCTGGAAGCTCGTATTCGAATCCTCACCAACAACAGCGAGACTCCCATCCTCAGCCCGCAACAAGTCGTCTCCTGTTCTGAATATTCTCAAG GTTGCGATGGTGGCTTCCCATACCTGATTGGGAAGTATGTGCAGGATTTCGGCATTGTGGATGAGTCCTGCTTTCCGTATATTGGCAAGGACTCTCCGTGTGGCGTTCCTCAAAACTGTGGCCGCACTTACGCCGCAGAATACTACTACGTCGGTGGATTTTATGGCGGATGCAGTGAGATGGCCATGATGTTGGAACTGGTCAAGAACGGACCCATGGGAGTCGCTTTTGAG GTCTACCCCGACTTCATGAACTATAAGGAGGGCATCTTCCACCACACGGGCCTCGGTGACCCCTTCAATCCCTTCGAGCTCACCAACCACGCCGTGCTACTGGTGGGTTACGGCCGCTGCCACGTGACCGGGCAGAAGTACTGGATCGTCAAGAACAGCTGGGGCAGCGGCTGGGGCGAGGACGGCTACTTCCGAATCCGCCGGGGCAGCAACGAGTGTGCAATGGAGAGCATCGCGGTAGCAGCCAACCCAATCCCCCAACTGTAG
- the rab38a gene encoding ras-related protein Rab-38, translating to MQGGTSPPLSLSSLLLSTPSQLSLQSSLLCPVLFPSSPLSSPLSSPVRWLHAQLSPSSVAMQNNHNKEHLYKILVIGDLGVGKTSIIKRYVHHNFSPNYRATIGVDFALKVLNWDQETVRLQLWDIAGQERFGNMTRVYYREAMGAFIVFDVTRPASFEAITKWKEDLDSKLTLANGKNVATVLLANKCDQGRDVLTNNGIKMEQFCQENGFVGWFETSAKENINIDEAANCLVKHIIASENDMLQSEVPDTITPQLEKDKGGTCSSCFRAQ from the exons ATGCAGGGAGGGACCTCAcctcccctttctctctcttctcttctcctctcaacTCCTTCCCAACTCTCTCTCCagtcctctctgctctgtcctgtcctgttcccctcttctcctctttcctcccctctttcctctcctgtaCGGTGGCTTCATGCTCAGCTCTCGCCCTCCTCGGTCGCCATGCAGAACAACCACAACAAGGAGCACCTCTATAAGATCCTTGTGATAGGTGACCTCGGGGTCGGTAAGACGAGCATCATCAAGCGGTACGTCCATCACAACTTCAGCCCCAACTACAGAGCCACCATCGGGGTGGACTTCGCCCTCAAAGTCCTCAACTGGGACCAGGAGACGGTGCGTCTGCAGCTATGGGACATCGCAG GTCAGGAGAGGTTTGGCAACATGACCCGCGTGTACTACCGCGAGGCCATGGGCGCCTTCATCGTGTTTGACGTCACGAGGCCCGCCTCCTTTGAGGCCATCACCAAATGGAAGGAGGACTTGGATTCCAAACTGACTCTTGCCAATGGGAAAAATGTAGCCACGGTGCTTTTGGCTAACAAATGTGACCAGGGCCGGGACGTACTGACCAATAACGGAATAAAGATGGAGCAGTTCTGCCAGGAGAACGGCTTTGTGGGATGGTTCGAGACGTCCGCTAAG GAAAACATCAACATCGATGAAGCGGCCAACTGCCTGGTGAAACACATCATCGCCAGTGAGAATGACATGCTCCAATCAGAAGTCCCCGACACCATCACCCCCCAGTTAGAGAAGGACAAAGGCGGGACATGCTCCTCCTGCTTCAGAGCCCAGTAA